A portion of the Terriglobales bacterium genome contains these proteins:
- a CDS encoding isocitrate/isopropylmalate family dehydrogenase produces the protein RKKVLMADKANVMTHAGGLWQRVFHEVAKKHPTIEAQHMYVDVAAMMMVREPKQFEVIVTNNMFGDILTDLGAALVGGLGMAASGNIHPGKTSMFEPVHGSAPGIAGKNVANPIGAIATASMMLAHLGLAKEADKIDAAILEAVRQKKTTFDVGGTLGTKESAAWIAKQVAKS, from the coding sequence CGCAAGAAGGTGCTGATGGCCGACAAGGCCAACGTGATGACCCACGCGGGCGGGCTGTGGCAGCGGGTGTTTCACGAAGTGGCAAAGAAGCATCCCACCATCGAAGCGCAGCACATGTACGTGGACGTGGCGGCGATGATGATGGTGCGCGAGCCCAAGCAGTTCGAGGTCATCGTCACCAACAACATGTTCGGCGACATCCTCACCGACCTGGGCGCGGCGCTGGTGGGCGGGCTGGGTATGGCAGCGAGCGGCAACATCCATCCCGGCAAGACTTCAATGTTCGAGCCGGTGCACGGCTCGGCGCCGGGGATCGCGGGGAAGAACGTCGCCAACCCCATCGGCGCCATCGCCACCGCCTCCATGATGCTGGCGCATTTGGGACTCGCCAAAGAGGCGGACAAGATCGATGCCGCTATCCTCGAGGCTGTGCGCCAGAAGAAAACGACCTTCGACGTGGGTGGAACCCTGGGAACGAAAGAATCGGCGGCCTGGATCGCGAAGCAAGTCGCCAAGAGCTAA
- the mtnP gene encoding S-methyl-5'-thioadenosine phosphorylase, translating into MAQAEIGIIGGSGLYSMPGVTGTREVALRTPFGKPSDAYVLGTLAGRKVAFLARHGRGHRILPSELNFRANIHGFKQLGVERIMSVSAVGSLKEEHRPLDFIIPDQFVDRTRHRVDTFFGEGCVAHIGFSDPVCRELALVAARACTKVGVSGRLGGSYLCMEGPQFSTKAESHLYRSWGMDVIGMTNLQEAKLAREAEICYVTVAMVTDYDCWHPGHDAVTVHQIIAVLMKNAANASRVVKQAVATIPRTRSCKCGSALANAIITDRAKIPPKTRKKLQLLIGKYLDKKAKK; encoded by the coding sequence TTGGCGCAGGCGGAGATCGGCATCATCGGCGGTAGCGGGCTGTACTCCATGCCCGGGGTAACGGGCACGCGCGAGGTCGCGCTGCGCACGCCCTTCGGCAAGCCCTCGGACGCCTACGTCCTGGGGACGCTGGCCGGGCGCAAGGTGGCATTCCTGGCGCGCCACGGGCGCGGACATCGCATCCTGCCCTCGGAGCTGAACTTCCGCGCCAACATCCACGGCTTTAAGCAACTGGGAGTGGAGCGCATCATGTCGGTCTCCGCCGTTGGGTCGCTGAAGGAAGAGCACCGGCCGCTGGACTTCATCATCCCCGACCAGTTCGTGGACCGCACCCGCCACCGCGTGGACACCTTCTTCGGCGAAGGCTGCGTGGCGCACATCGGCTTCTCCGATCCCGTCTGCCGCGAGTTGGCCCTGGTGGCGGCGCGGGCGTGCACCAAGGTGGGCGTCTCCGGCAGGCTGGGTGGCAGCTACCTTTGCATGGAGGGCCCGCAGTTCTCCACCAAGGCAGAGTCGCACCTCTACCGCAGCTGGGGCATGGACGTGATCGGCATGACCAACCTGCAGGAGGCCAAGCTGGCGCGCGAGGCCGAGATTTGCTACGTCACCGTGGCCATGGTGACCGACTACGACTGCTGGCATCCCGGGCACGACGCCGTCACCGTGCACCAGATCATCGCCGTGCTGATGAAGAATGCCGCCAACGCCTCCAGAGTTGTCAAGCAGGCGGTGGCCACGATTCCGAGGACGCGCAGCTGCAAGTGCGGCTCGGCGCTGGCCAACGCCATCATTACCGACCGCGCCAAGATCCCGCCCAAGACCCGCAAGAAGCTCCAGCTCCTGATAGGAAAATATCTCGACAAGAAGGCGAAGAAGTAG
- a CDS encoding tetratricopeptide repeat protein, with the protein MAESNPRQRAVEYFQRAYQCQVSGDYDQAIALYTRSIEAFPTAEAYTFRGWSYSYLGEYEKAIAECLEAIRVDPNFGNPYNDIGAYLIEQGKLDEAIPWLEKATRAKRYEAYCYPHFNLGRVYEQKHQWQEARDCYARAYQMNHQYSVALVAIRRLQARWN; encoded by the coding sequence ATGGCGGAGAGCAATCCACGGCAGCGCGCGGTCGAATACTTCCAGCGCGCCTACCAGTGCCAGGTCAGCGGCGACTACGACCAGGCCATCGCCCTCTACACCCGCTCCATCGAGGCCTTCCCCACCGCCGAGGCCTACACCTTTCGCGGCTGGAGCTACTCCTACCTGGGCGAGTACGAGAAGGCCATCGCCGAGTGCCTAGAAGCCATCCGGGTGGACCCCAACTTCGGCAACCCCTACAACGACATCGGCGCCTACCTGATCGAGCAAGGAAAGCTTGACGAAGCCATCCCCTGGCTGGAGAAGGCCACGCGCGCCAAACGCTACGAGGCCTATTGCTATCCCCACTTCAATCTGGGCCGGGTGTACGAACAGAAGCATCAGTGGCAGGAGGCGCGCGATTGCTACGCCCGCGCCTACCAGATGAATCACCAGTACTCGGTGGCGCTGGTGGCCATTCGACGCCTGCAGGCAAGGTGGAATTGA
- a CDS encoding PfkB family carbohydrate kinase: MSLLVVGSIAFDTIQTPYGKVEKCLGGSATFFSLAASYFTEVRVVGVVGDDFTATEENVLRERGVKTEGIQHARGKTFHWSGEYGDNLNEARTHLTELNVFEKFEPQIPQAFFSTDYLFLANIDPVLQAGVRRRLPGAKLVGGDTMNFWIEGKPKELAETLAQLDLLLINDGEARLLARDPSLPRAARKILDMGPKAVVIKHGEYGATIFFGKGGFGMGHHPFRAPALPLEEVRDPTGAGDSFAGGFMGYIASQGELNLQVLKRAMFYGGVMGSFAVERFGTERLRGLTREEIDARFQIFRELTHLD, from the coding sequence ATGTCCCTGCTGGTGGTCGGCTCCATCGCCTTCGACACGATCCAGACGCCGTATGGGAAGGTGGAGAAGTGTCTGGGTGGGTCGGCTACGTTCTTCTCCCTGGCCGCCAGCTACTTCACCGAAGTGCGCGTGGTGGGCGTGGTGGGCGACGACTTCACCGCAACCGAGGAAAACGTGCTGCGCGAACGGGGCGTGAAGACGGAAGGCATCCAGCACGCGCGGGGTAAGACCTTCCACTGGTCGGGGGAGTATGGCGACAACCTCAACGAGGCCCGCACCCACCTGACCGAGCTCAACGTCTTCGAGAAGTTCGAGCCGCAGATCCCGCAGGCGTTTTTCTCCACCGATTACCTCTTTCTTGCCAACATCGATCCGGTATTGCAAGCCGGAGTGCGGCGGCGCCTGCCCGGGGCCAAGCTGGTGGGCGGCGACACCATGAACTTCTGGATCGAGGGCAAACCGAAAGAGCTGGCGGAGACGCTGGCGCAGCTCGATCTGCTGCTGATCAACGATGGCGAGGCGCGTTTGCTGGCCCGCGATCCCAGCCTGCCGCGCGCAGCGCGCAAGATCCTGGACATGGGGCCCAAGGCGGTGGTCATCAAGCACGGCGAGTACGGCGCCACCATCTTCTTCGGCAAGGGCGGCTTTGGCATGGGACACCATCCCTTCCGTGCTCCCGCGCTGCCGCTGGAGGAGGTGCGCGACCCCACCGGCGCCGGGGATTCCTTCGCCGGCGGATTCATGGGTTACATCGCCTCGCAGGGAGAGCTCAATCTCCAAGTCCTGAAGCGCGCCATGTTCTACGGCGGGGTGATGGGCTCGTTCGCCGTGGAGCGCTTCGGGACGGAGCGCCTGCGCGGGCTGACGCGCGAGGAGATCGACGCCCGCTTCCAGATCTTCCGCGAACTGACTCACCTGGACTGA
- a CDS encoding ImmA/IrrE family metallo-endopeptidase gives MKFARTSWRLLLTLTPALALGLLLTAAAAAQQTPAASASPSQPAAPKAQKHKPQISPREAEELLRSVDQILKFASEDTKLPIRQPVKRKLASADKVKQFFSDRLREDKETQRMERAEAVLKKLGFLPRKFDLRSFFLDLLDEQVAGFYDEHTRTVYLLDWVEPGEQRAVLAHELTHALQDQALGLEKWTKAAESEEDVVEKKPKKSNPQEGDFEVQPEEAAVARTALLEGQAMFVLIDYLYAPVNRSLATDPLLAVPFREASTDSSQYPVLKNAPLYLKKSLTFPYTFGLEFVQELLLKGGKAQAFAGALKDPPRNTRDIMTPRSYFSRERIPALWVPALKPLLGPGYERFDVGSIGQFDVYVLLEQFADQKTAKRLSPAWRGGFYYAARRPPEKDAAAAKPEPPAQAASDSKENPKPQPVGLESLALVYLSRWDSPESAAKFASFYGDALLQRYRFAQGEDAPGPKAPVPSAARKKWTTEDGPVFIEQRGEWVLVLESFDEATATKLADAILTGAKTVPAKP, from the coding sequence ATGAAGTTTGCCCGCACATCCTGGCGTCTATTGCTGACGCTGACGCCGGCGCTCGCGCTCGGCCTGCTGCTCACCGCGGCCGCCGCGGCGCAGCAGACCCCGGCGGCATCAGCGTCGCCCTCCCAGCCCGCCGCTCCCAAGGCGCAGAAGCACAAGCCGCAGATCTCTCCGCGCGAGGCGGAAGAGCTGCTGCGCAGCGTGGACCAGATCCTGAAGTTCGCCAGCGAGGACACCAAGCTCCCCATCCGCCAGCCGGTGAAGCGCAAGCTGGCCAGCGCCGACAAGGTGAAGCAGTTCTTCAGCGATCGCTTGCGCGAGGACAAGGAGACGCAGCGCATGGAGCGCGCCGAGGCGGTGCTGAAGAAGCTGGGATTCCTGCCGCGCAAGTTCGACCTGCGCTCCTTCTTCTTGGATCTGCTGGACGAGCAGGTGGCGGGCTTCTACGACGAGCACACGCGCACCGTCTATCTGCTGGACTGGGTGGAGCCGGGAGAGCAGCGCGCGGTGCTGGCCCACGAGCTCACCCACGCCCTGCAGGATCAGGCCCTGGGGCTCGAGAAGTGGACGAAGGCGGCGGAGTCCGAAGAGGACGTGGTGGAAAAGAAGCCGAAGAAGTCGAATCCCCAGGAAGGCGACTTCGAGGTGCAGCCGGAGGAGGCAGCCGTCGCCCGAACCGCACTGCTCGAAGGCCAAGCCATGTTCGTGCTCATTGATTATCTGTACGCGCCCGTGAACCGGTCGCTGGCCACCGACCCGCTGCTCGCGGTGCCCTTCCGGGAGGCGAGCACGGATAGCTCGCAGTACCCAGTGCTCAAGAACGCGCCGCTCTATCTGAAGAAGTCGCTGACCTTCCCCTACACCTTCGGCCTGGAATTCGTGCAGGAGCTGTTGCTGAAGGGCGGCAAGGCGCAAGCCTTCGCGGGCGCGCTGAAAGACCCGCCGCGCAACACCCGCGACATCATGACGCCGCGGAGCTACTTCTCCCGCGAGCGCATCCCCGCGCTGTGGGTGCCCGCGCTGAAGCCGCTGCTGGGGCCGGGCTACGAGCGCTTTGACGTGGGCTCCATCGGGCAGTTTGACGTCTATGTACTGCTGGAGCAGTTTGCCGACCAGAAAACCGCGAAGCGGCTTTCGCCCGCCTGGCGCGGCGGCTTCTACTACGCCGCGCGCCGTCCGCCGGAAAAGGACGCCGCGGCAGCGAAGCCGGAGCCGCCCGCCCAGGCCGCCAGCGATTCCAAGGAGAATCCGAAGCCGCAGCCGGTCGGGCTCGAGTCGCTGGCCTTGGTCTATCTCTCGCGCTGGGATTCGCCGGAGAGCGCGGCCAAGTTCGCCTCCTTCTACGGGGATGCGCTGCTCCAGCGTTACCGCTTCGCGCAGGGAGAGGATGCGCCCGGTCCCAAGGCGCCAGTCCCATCGGCCGCGCGCAAGAAGTGGACGACCGAGGACGGGCCGGTCTTCATCGAGCAGCGCGGCGAGTGGGTGCTGGTGCTGGAGAGCTTTGACGAAGCCACCGCCACCAAGCTGGCCGACGCCATCCTCACCGGGGCGAAGACCGTCCCCGCCAAGCCCTGA